The Hymenobacter sp. GOD-10R genome includes a window with the following:
- a CDS encoding porin family protein, whose amino-acid sequence MRKLFLSFGSILAFASIAQAQADFRPGYIVQASGDTLHGQVDYRGAQRSARLARFRSAAESAVAEYTPAQLRGYGFADGKQYQTEPVALAGAASEPFFLEVIVLGPASLLSLRSKDDAEHLYLRKAGQPMQELIQRTEETFVNDIRYLHNTNEFQRTLAASMQDCSVVQPSLTKLRYSVGSLAAVVRQYNACVGGASSATSNPDEKNAFRFALIIGGQASRLDIRRLNAATGNSIRGKAQPTVGIAAHIALARLNPHLSVRLEALYSPLVVYKTEYDYKAATDVYTTHYQMEVEQSSIRIPLLLRYTFPSKRVQPFIQAGVSGNALLQLKNQERTRFADRPAFPEYTSWRPIVEKPRRFEQGVVGGFGLNFAQASGRNLSAEVRYERTNGFSDNVGTPTSRRFYSVLLSYSLTK is encoded by the coding sequence ATGCGCAAACTTTTTCTCTCTTTTGGTTCTATACTAGCTTTCGCCTCAATAGCGCAGGCTCAAGCCGACTTCCGCCCAGGGTATATTGTGCAGGCAAGCGGCGACACCCTGCACGGGCAAGTCGACTACCGAGGCGCGCAGCGGAGTGCTCGACTAGCGCGTTTCCGGTCAGCGGCCGAAAGCGCAGTCGCGGAATATACCCCAGCGCAATTGCGTGGCTATGGCTTTGCCGACGGCAAGCAGTATCAAACCGAGCCAGTAGCGCTAGCGGGCGCAGCATCAGAGCCTTTCTTTTTGGAAGTCATTGTGCTAGGTCCAGCCAGCCTGCTTTCCCTGCGTAGTAAGGACGATGCCGAGCACTTGTATTTGCGGAAAGCAGGGCAACCTATGCAGGAGTTGATACAGCGCACTGAAGAAACTTTCGTGAACGATATACGCTATCTGCACAACACGAACGAGTTTCAGCGCACGCTGGCTGCGAGCATGCAAGATTGCTCGGTGGTGCAGCCTAGCTTGACCAAGCTGCGGTATAGCGTGGGGAGCCTAGCCGCCGTTGTGCGGCAATACAATGCTTGCGTGGGAGGAGCCTCCAGTGCTACAAGCAACCCCGATGAAAAGAACGCCTTCCGGTTCGCGCTGATAATAGGAGGACAGGCCAGTAGATTAGATATCAGGCGATTAAATGCAGCTACTGGCAACAGTATTCGTGGGAAAGCACAGCCTACTGTTGGTATAGCTGCGCACATTGCGCTTGCACGCTTGAACCCACACTTGTCTGTGCGGCTAGAGGCGCTGTATAGCCCGCTGGTCGTTTACAAAACAGAATACGATTATAAGGCTGCCACCGACGTGTACACGACGCATTACCAGATGGAAGTCGAGCAAAGCAGCATTCGTATACCGTTGTTGTTACGGTACACATTTCCCTCCAAACGGGTACAACCGTTCATACAAGCTGGCGTTAGCGGAAATGCCCTGCTCCAACTCAAAAACCAAGAGCGTACCCGCTTTGCCGACCGCCCGGCTTTCCCAGAGTACACGTCCTGGCGTCCTATCGTGGAAAAGCCCCGCCGGTTTGAACAAGGAGTAGTGGGAGGATTTGGGTTGAACTTTGCACAAGCCAGTGGCCGAAACTTGTCGGCTGAAGTGCGGTATGAGCGCACCAATGGATTCAGCGACAATGTAGGCACCCCTACAAGCAGGCGCTTCTATTCGGTGCTGCTGAGCTACAGCCTGACGAAGTAA
- a CDS encoding carboxylesterase/lipase family protein, with protein sequence MIRLLSSFLLLVVLSFGFGAFRPRPAVLGAVKTRSGPVSGGKNKVGDVAYYKGIPFAAPPVGELRWKAPQPVKPWVKVRECLQYGPSPIQAAPAPFSMWSAEFLIPAAPISEDCLYLNVWTGANATTERRAVLVWIYGGGFTSGGSGVPIYDGEALAQKGIVFVSLNYRVGPFGFLAHPELTKESANHASGNYGLLDQLAALRWVQQNIAAFGGDPTNVTIAGQSAGSMSVNCLVASPLAKGLFTKAIAESGAGFSRPYPTLAQAEQEGVRYGQELKVPTLAELRQLPAAAFVQKMPSLRGPITDGYVLPASIPELFAAGNANPVTLLTGWNENEGLLAGPLKNAADFRQQAEQQYGAQASTFLRFFPATNDAEAETSQQNLGRDVIFGVPNYTWANVQSQTLHRPVYVYRFARKVPATGQYVKYGAFHTGEVPYAYHNLRFVDRPWEPGDEKLADTMTAYWVNFARTGNPNGAGLPKWPAYQTTDKQVMVLDLNPATQFLPDQASLDFLATQAGKK encoded by the coding sequence ATGATCAGGCTCCTTTCCTCGTTCCTTTTGCTGGTTGTTTTATCCTTCGGCTTTGGCGCCTTCCGACCTAGGCCGGCGGTGTTGGGCGCGGTGAAAACCCGCAGCGGACCCGTATCAGGCGGCAAAAATAAAGTGGGTGATGTAGCCTACTACAAAGGCATCCCCTTCGCCGCGCCGCCGGTGGGAGAGTTGCGCTGGAAAGCGCCACAACCGGTGAAGCCCTGGGTCAAGGTGCGAGAGTGCCTACAGTACGGACCTAGCCCGATACAGGCAGCGCCGGCGCCGTTCAGCATGTGGAGTGCGGAGTTCTTGATTCCGGCCGCGCCCATCAGCGAAGATTGCCTGTACCTGAACGTGTGGACCGGAGCCAACGCCACCACCGAGCGCAGGGCGGTGCTGGTCTGGATCTACGGGGGCGGGTTCACGAGTGGCGGCAGCGGCGTGCCCATTTACGACGGCGAGGCCCTGGCCCAAAAAGGCATCGTGTTCGTCAGCCTCAATTACCGGGTGGGGCCGTTCGGCTTTCTGGCGCACCCGGAGCTGACGAAAGAATCAGCGAATCATGCTTCCGGCAACTACGGCTTGCTCGACCAGCTAGCGGCCCTGCGCTGGGTGCAGCAAAACATAGCCGCGTTCGGCGGCGACCCCACCAACGTGACCATTGCCGGGCAATCGGCGGGCTCAATGAGCGTTAATTGCTTGGTGGCTTCGCCCTTGGCCAAAGGGTTGTTCACCAAAGCCATTGCCGAGAGTGGGGCCGGATTTTCGCGCCCGTACCCCACGCTGGCCCAGGCCGAGCAGGAGGGCGTGCGCTACGGCCAGGAGCTGAAGGTGCCTACGCTAGCAGAACTGCGCCAGCTTCCGGCGGCCGCCTTCGTGCAGAAAATGCCTAGCCTGCGCGGACCCATCACCGATGGTTATGTGTTGCCCGCTTCCATCCCAGAGCTGTTTGCGGCAGGCAACGCCAACCCCGTGACCCTGCTCACCGGTTGGAACGAAAACGAAGGCTTGCTGGCCGGACCCTTGAAGAACGCCGCCGATTTCCGGCAGCAGGCCGAGCAGCAATACGGCGCCCAGGCGAGCACCTTCCTGCGCTTCTTCCCGGCCACCAACGATGCCGAAGCGGAAACTTCCCAGCAGAACCTAGGGCGTGATGTCATCTTTGGCGTCCCGAATTATACCTGGGCCAACGTGCAAAGCCAGACCCTGCACCGCCCCGTGTACGTGTACCGTTTTGCGCGCAAAGTGCCGGCTACCGGCCAATACGTGAAGTATGGGGCGTTTCATACCGGGGAAGTGCCCTATGCCTACCACAACCTGCGCTTTGTGGACCGCCCCTGGGAGCCCGGCGATGAGAAGCTAGCCGATACCATGACGGCCTATTGGGTGAACTTCGCCCGCACCGGCAATCCCAATGGCGCTGGGCTACCCAAGTGGCCCGCTTACCAAACCACCGACAAACAAGTCATGGTGCTGGACCTGAACCCGGCCACTCAATTCCTTCCTGATCAGGCTAGCTTAGATTTCTTAGCTACCCAAGCTGGGAAGAAGTGA
- a CDS encoding AAA family ATPase, with product MVSKIEIKHFKSIEKIDLGLSRFNILIGENGSGKSNILEAIAIAGAAAVDKLDNEFLYSRGIRVTSPTSVISAIDNEEFFEPTIKVDYDKNRNKIDSLTIRIHTNDSTYNKWGYSINLSNAPIIDEYATGQALHLLYTGKELEKRLSKLNLRDSEKAFF from the coding sequence ATGGTTTCTAAAATCGAGATAAAGCACTTCAAATCAATAGAAAAAATAGATCTAGGACTATCAAGATTTAATATACTTATTGGAGAAAATGGCAGTGGAAAAAGCAATATATTAGAAGCAATTGCAATTGCAGGTGCAGCAGCGGTCGACAAATTAGATAACGAATTTCTATATTCAAGAGGTATTAGGGTAACCTCCCCTACCTCAGTAATATCAGCTATTGATAATGAGGAATTCTTTGAACCCACCATCAAGGTTGATTACGATAAAAACAGAAATAAAATAGATTCATTGACAATTAGAATACATACAAATGATTCAACTTATAATAAGTGGGGTTATTCTATTAATCTTTCAAATGCTCCTATAATTGACGAATATGCAACAGGACAAGCACTTCATCTATTATACACTGGAAAGGAATTAGAAAAGAGATTATCTAAATTAAATCTACGAGATTCAGAAAAAGCTTTTTTTTAA
- a CDS encoding methylmalonyl-CoA mutase family protein, translating into MSDTPQPTPVSFSEFEPLSTAAWQERIRRDLKGADLASLEWHTPEGFTVQPFYHREALAPLGQPTPQLPTSADQPWLNVPSYRVPAADSGHDAIDRATQALTAGADGAHFMLADARLFDVEYLHQKLPLPTTYISYSVQTAGLGLVQRLLATGADTLRGFLQQDPLTSRTPNLASQLGELRHVLRLTRAMPNFRGLSLNIDCFGNSGATATQQLGFALSTAATYLSELPNTELTTADVAAAMQVHVAINPNFFVELTKLRALRRVWATLLHAYQLPVATAVPVFASTATWSQTTLDPHTNLLRATTETMAAVLGGADAVSIRPFDSIYEAPNDFSARIARNISIILREETGLGRVADPAAGSYYLETLTDELARGAWALFQRLEAAGGLPAATSVVVQELHEAAQTQFRRIATGEQMVVGTNRFQNAHEQFSFNPKRLLRSRDFDTTRATYPSEVLRLATAMHFQRREKKIKRAAVVLLGPHTNQHILESFVQTLPLEERPELAAAHPVGTLSVLFSSPEQAILMYATPEQYNAFARAINRADPEDPSFAAPTLVSADLATLQEAVQFFGFQEFTVNGYTTEEVLARLQGK; encoded by the coding sequence ATGTCCGATACCCCGCAGCCCACCCCAGTTTCTTTCTCCGAATTTGAACCCTTAAGCACGGCCGCTTGGCAGGAGCGCATTCGCCGCGACCTGAAAGGCGCGGACTTAGCTTCGCTGGAGTGGCACACCCCCGAAGGCTTCACGGTGCAGCCTTTCTACCACCGCGAGGCCCTAGCACCGTTAGGACAGCCTACGCCGCAACTGCCGACTTCTGCTGACCAGCCCTGGCTGAACGTACCTAGCTACCGCGTCCCCGCCGCCGACTCAGGCCACGATGCTATCGACAGGGCAACGCAGGCCTTGACGGCTGGAGCCGATGGTGCTCATTTCATGTTGGCAGATGCACGCCTGTTCGACGTAGAATACTTGCACCAAAAACTACCGCTGCCGACTACTTACATCAGCTACTCCGTCCAAACAGCAGGGCTTGGCTTGGTCCAACGCCTGCTCGCAACGGGCGCCGACACCCTGCGCGGTTTTCTACAACAGGACCCTCTCACCAGCCGCACGCCCAACCTAGCTAGCCAGCTTGGCGAGTTGCGCCATGTGCTGCGCTTAACGCGCGCCATGCCCAACTTTCGAGGCTTATCACTGAACATCGACTGTTTCGGCAATAGCGGTGCTACCGCCACTCAGCAGCTAGGTTTTGCCCTGAGCACGGCAGCCACCTACCTGAGCGAGCTACCCAATACGGAATTAACAACGGCAGACGTGGCGGCCGCCATGCAGGTGCACGTCGCTATCAATCCCAACTTCTTCGTGGAACTGACTAAGCTACGCGCATTGCGCCGCGTGTGGGCCACGTTGCTCCACGCTTACCAGCTGCCAGTTGCCACGGCTGTTCCCGTTTTTGCCAGCACCGCCACTTGGTCGCAAACGACGCTGGACCCGCATACCAACCTATTGCGCGCAACCACCGAAACCATGGCTGCTGTACTCGGTGGCGCCGATGCGGTGAGCATCAGACCCTTCGACAGCATATACGAAGCCCCAAATGACTTTTCGGCCCGGATTGCCCGCAATATCTCCATCATTTTGCGCGAGGAAACCGGCCTAGGTCGCGTTGCCGACCCCGCTGCGGGCTCTTACTATCTCGAAACGCTTACCGACGAGCTAGCTCGCGGCGCCTGGGCGTTATTTCAGCGCCTCGAAGCTGCGGGCGGCTTACCGGCGGCAACGTCGGTGGTGGTGCAGGAGTTGCACGAAGCAGCCCAAACGCAGTTCCGCCGCATTGCCACTGGCGAGCAAATGGTAGTGGGCACCAACCGCTTCCAGAACGCGCACGAGCAATTCAGCTTCAACCCGAAGCGGCTGTTGCGCAGCCGAGACTTTGACACCACGCGTGCTACCTACCCTTCCGAAGTGCTCCGGCTCGCTACAGCCATGCACTTTCAGCGCCGCGAGAAGAAGATCAAACGGGCGGCAGTGGTGCTGCTGGGCCCGCATACCAACCAGCACATTTTAGAATCGTTTGTTCAGACGCTGCCGCTGGAGGAGCGGCCTGAACTAGCCGCAGCGCATCCGGTCGGCACGCTGTCTGTGCTGTTTTCCTCGCCCGAGCAAGCTATTCTGATGTATGCAACGCCCGAGCAATACAACGCCTTTGCCCGCGCCATTAATCGTGCTGATCCGGAAGACCCGTCGTTTGCAGCGCCTACATTGGTAAGTGCCGACCTAGCCACCTTGCAGGAAGCTGTGCAGTTTTTCGGATTTCAGGAGTTCACCGTGAACGGCTACACCACCGAAGAAGTACTAGCCCGTTTGCAGGGAAAATAA
- a CDS encoding AAA family ATPase — translation MKELKVPKHSQVEILKETMQTGLKNYETNELGEFIIYMPEISTLRIYEKESQITPLGINGEGILKYTKELIKDKSNEEKFKSFMKLISWFDSFSKENSENEPYLTLKDRFIKNVDVVLDQRSTNEGFLFLLFYCALFISDETPSFFSIDNIDSALNPKLCTEVIRQLSKLALEHNKQVILTTHNPSILDGIDLEDPNYTLHVVFRNKIGETNIKKINKPQPLEGQESIKLSEAFMKGFIGGLPKNF, via the coding sequence ATGAAGGAGCTAAAAGTTCCAAAACATTCTCAAGTAGAAATATTAAAAGAAACTATGCAAACAGGTTTAAAAAATTACGAAACAAATGAATTGGGTGAATTTATAATTTACATGCCAGAAATATCAACATTAAGAATTTACGAAAAGGAGAGTCAAATAACACCTCTTGGTATAAATGGAGAAGGCATATTAAAATATACTAAAGAGCTAATAAAAGATAAAAGCAATGAAGAAAAGTTCAAGAGCTTCATGAAGCTTATATCATGGTTTGATAGTTTCAGTAAAGAAAATTCAGAAAACGAACCTTACTTAACTTTAAAAGATAGATTTATAAAGAATGTAGATGTTGTTTTGGACCAAAGAAGCACTAATGAAGGTTTTTTATTCTTACTTTTTTATTGTGCTCTATTTATATCGGATGAAACACCGTCTTTTTTCTCAATTGACAATATCGACAGTGCGTTAAATCCAAAACTTTGCACCGAAGTTATTCGACAATTATCTAAATTAGCATTAGAGCATAACAAGCAAGTAATCCTAACTACTCACAATCCGTCCATCTTAGATGGAATAGATCTAGAGGACCCTAACTACACTTTACATGTTGTATTTAGAAACAAAATAGGTGAAACTAATATTAAAAAAATTAATAAACCACAACCGTTAGAAGGTCAAGAATCAATTAAATTATCAGAAGCATTCATGAAAGGATTTATCGGCGGCCTTCCTAAAAATTTTTAA
- the scpA gene encoding methylmalonyl-CoA mutase, whose protein sequence is MKPDFSQIPYNAASLPAPAVSPTETNTPEGIKLKSYYTADDVASLDHLGFGAGQAPYLRGPYSTMYVQNPWTIRQYAGFSTAEESNAFYRRNLAGGQKGLSVAFDLATHRGYDSDHPRVVGDVGKAGVAIDSVEDMKLLFDQIPLDQMSVSMTMNGAVLPVMAFYIVAAEEQGVTPEKLSGTIQNDILKEFMVRNTYIYPPAHSMRIIADIFAYTAKHMPRFNSISISGYHMQEAGATADLELAYTLADGVEYVRAGLKAGMTIDQFAPRLSFFWAIGMNHFMEIAKMRAGRLLWAKLIKQFGAENPKSLALRTHCQTSGYSLTEQDPFNNVTRTCVEALAAVLGGTQSLHTNALDEAIALPTDFSARIARNTQLYLQHETDITRVVDPWGGSYYVEALTHELADKAWALIQEVEELGGMAKAIETGLPKLRIEEAAARKQARIDSGKEIIVGVNKYQVNEKTDIEILDIDNAAVRESQIARLNKIRSERDSAAVLRALDALTEAARSGKENLLALAVEAARLRATLGEISDALEKIYGRHQATIRAVSGVYSSEMDYDEQFNLARQMADEFAQKEGRRPRMMVAKMGQDGHDRGSKIIATSFADVGFDVDIAPLFQTPDEVARQAAENDVHIVGVSSLAAGHKTLIPQLIAELGKLGREDILVIAGGVIPAQDYQFLYDAGVVGVYGPGTVIAVAAQEILRKVT, encoded by the coding sequence ATGAAGCCCGACTTTTCTCAGATACCTTATAATGCGGCTTCGCTTCCGGCGCCTGCTGTTAGCCCTACCGAGACCAATACGCCGGAAGGCATTAAGCTGAAAAGCTACTACACCGCCGACGATGTAGCTAGCCTCGACCACCTAGGTTTCGGGGCCGGCCAAGCGCCTTACTTGCGCGGGCCTTACAGCACGATGTACGTGCAGAACCCGTGGACCATTCGCCAGTACGCGGGCTTCAGCACAGCTGAGGAATCCAACGCCTTCTACCGCCGCAACCTAGCCGGCGGGCAGAAAGGGCTATCTGTAGCGTTCGACTTAGCTACCCACCGCGGCTACGACTCCGACCACCCTAGGGTAGTGGGCGACGTAGGCAAGGCGGGCGTGGCCATCGACTCGGTGGAGGACATGAAGCTGCTCTTCGACCAGATTCCCTTGGATCAGATGTCGGTGTCGATGACCATGAACGGGGCGGTGCTGCCGGTCATGGCCTTCTACATTGTGGCGGCGGAAGAGCAGGGCGTAACGCCGGAGAAGCTGTCGGGCACCATTCAGAACGACATTCTGAAGGAGTTCATGGTGCGCAACACCTACATCTACCCGCCCGCGCACTCCATGCGCATCATTGCCGACATCTTCGCCTACACCGCGAAGCACATGCCGCGCTTCAACTCCATCAGCATCTCGGGCTACCACATGCAGGAGGCCGGCGCCACCGCCGACCTAGAGCTAGCCTACACCCTCGCCGACGGCGTGGAGTACGTGCGCGCCGGTCTGAAAGCGGGCATGACCATCGACCAGTTTGCGCCGCGCCTGTCGTTTTTCTGGGCCATCGGCATGAACCACTTCATGGAAATTGCGAAGATGCGCGCTGGGCGGCTCTTGTGGGCCAAGCTCATCAAGCAGTTTGGGGCCGAAAACCCGAAGTCGTTGGCGCTGCGCACGCATTGCCAGACCTCGGGCTACTCGCTCACCGAGCAGGATCCGTTCAACAACGTGACGCGCACCTGCGTGGAGGCCCTGGCCGCCGTGCTCGGCGGCACCCAGAGCCTGCATACCAACGCCCTCGACGAAGCCATTGCCCTGCCCACCGACTTCTCGGCCCGCATTGCCCGCAACACCCAGCTCTACCTCCAACACGAAACCGACATCACCCGCGTGGTAGATCCCTGGGGCGGCTCCTACTACGTGGAGGCGCTGACCCACGAGCTAGCCGACAAGGCCTGGGCGCTCATTCAGGAGGTGGAAGAGCTAGGAGGCATGGCGAAGGCCATCGAAACGGGCTTGCCCAAGCTGCGCATTGAGGAAGCCGCCGCCCGCAAGCAGGCGCGCATCGACTCGGGCAAGGAAATCATTGTGGGCGTGAACAAGTACCAGGTCAACGAGAAGACCGACATTGAAATCCTAGACATCGACAACGCCGCCGTGCGCGAGTCGCAGATAGCTAGGTTGAACAAGATTCGTTCGGAGCGCGACTCGGCCGCCGTGCTCCGCGCCCTCGATGCCCTCACGGAAGCTGCCCGCTCGGGCAAGGAAAATCTGTTGGCGCTGGCCGTGGAAGCGGCTCGCCTGCGCGCTACCCTAGGTGAAATCTCGGATGCACTTGAAAAAATATACGGCCGTCACCAGGCTACTATCCGCGCCGTGTCGGGCGTGTACTCTTCCGAAATGGACTACGACGAGCAGTTCAACCTAGCCCGCCAGATGGCCGACGAATTTGCCCAGAAGGAGGGCCGTCGCCCCCGCATGATGGTGGCTAAGATGGGCCAAGACGGCCACGACCGCGGTTCCAAAATCATTGCTACCTCCTTCGCCGACGTGGGCTTCGACGTGGACATCGCGCCGCTGTTCCAAACCCCCGACGAAGTAGCCCGCCAAGCGGCAGAGAACGACGTGCACATAGTAGGCGTGAGCAGCCTAGCCGCCGGCCACAAAACGCTCATCCCCCAGCTCATTGCGGAGCTAGGCAAGCTAGGTCGCGAAGACATTCTCGTCATTGCCGGCGGCGTCATCCCCGCGCAAGACTACCAGTTTTTGTATGATGCCGGCGTGGTGGGCGTGTACGGCCCAGGGACGGTTATTGCCGTGGCGGCGCAGGAGATTTTGAGGAAAGTTACTTAA
- a CDS encoding helix-turn-helix domain-containing protein, translated as MEASKPSTEELILNAAQAVFLEKGIAGARMQEIADRASINKALLHYYFRSKEKLASLVINKTVGLLVPRMLAILEADLDLFAKIRQFASEYVTFISQHRFLPLFIINEVNRSPQFFFTATLGHQQAGFVLFQQQVDAAIAAGRIRPISANQLLINMMSMLIFPFLGEPVFRAVLALSAAEFEAEMERRHTEVADFIIRAIEA; from the coding sequence ATGGAAGCCAGCAAGCCGAGTACCGAAGAACTTATCCTGAATGCGGCTCAAGCAGTGTTCTTGGAAAAGGGCATAGCTGGTGCGCGCATGCAGGAAATTGCCGATCGAGCGAGCATCAACAAAGCTTTGCTGCACTACTACTTCCGCAGCAAGGAGAAGCTAGCCTCGCTAGTTATCAATAAAACGGTAGGCTTGCTGGTGCCACGTATGCTAGCCATCCTGGAAGCTGACCTTGACTTGTTTGCGAAGATTAGGCAGTTCGCGAGCGAGTACGTCACATTTATTAGTCAGCACCGCTTTTTGCCCTTGTTCATCATCAACGAGGTAAACCGCAGTCCGCAGTTCTTTTTCACGGCTACTTTGGGGCACCAACAAGCCGGCTTTGTCTTGTTCCAACAACAAGTAGATGCCGCAATAGCAGCAGGCCGCATCCGACCGATTAGCGCCAATCAGTTGCTCATCAATATGATGTCGATGTTGATTTTTCCTTTCCTCGGGGAGCCGGTTTTTCGGGCGGTGTTGGCATTATCAGCCGCCGAGTTTGAAGCAGAAATGGAGCGTCGCCACACCGAAGTAGCCGATTTTATTATCAGGGCAATCGAAGCTTAA
- a CDS encoding FAD-dependent monooxygenase: MNQQSKIAQGTLGESRPVLIIGAGPTGMTAAMELARFGVPVRLIDKMPTPSTTSRALAVQARTLELLEQRGLTQQMLQVGNRGTAATLYSDSKRLGRIELANIPSRYNYILLISQAETERLLREHLAQQGVVIERGTELVAFSQIESASNLGKNAGVRTVLRNQAGQLEELDAAYAISAEGAHSLMRRTLNLEFKGKSLPQRYAVADLYLDSDLPDNELSIFLTSHGFLAVFPMGNRHFRFIASDTDQQADATSEPTLAELQRLYDTIAHRPGQLHDLTWSSRFYINSRMLDTLRERRIFFGGDSAHIHSPAGGQGMNTGIQDMIDLGWKLALVWHGKAAPELLDTYAEERLPVIRQVVARTETATDIFNSTSKLVHQLLTLAAPVVLNAQFIQELSTGLVSEVTANYRASALSRTRYLRGELRAGDRMPDFAIRAQLLTEVSAQSHEATLQVLLDPACFTLFVVGDESKAALPYDWVEQLRPWQDMLRIYHIAPASSSAEATAQFKQAFGGSQSLLLVRPDAYLGFVGGQHEFHSLLGWFQQWFPAQDVN; this comes from the coding sequence ATGAACCAGCAAAGCAAAATAGCACAAGGCACGCTCGGGGAAAGCAGACCCGTTCTGATTATAGGCGCAGGCCCCACTGGCATGACGGCCGCCATGGAGCTAGCTCGCTTCGGCGTTCCGGTCCGCCTTATCGATAAGATGCCGACGCCCTCCACTACTTCGCGCGCCTTGGCCGTGCAGGCGCGCACGTTGGAACTGCTAGAGCAACGAGGCCTTACGCAGCAGATGCTTCAAGTGGGCAACCGCGGCACGGCCGCCACCCTCTACAGCGACAGCAAACGCCTGGGCAGAATAGAGCTAGCTAACATCCCGAGCCGCTACAACTACATCCTGCTCATTTCGCAAGCCGAGACCGAACGCCTGCTGCGCGAGCACCTAGCGCAACAGGGCGTTGTGATTGAGCGAGGCACTGAGCTGGTTGCTTTTTCGCAGATAGAATCGGCGTCGAACCTAGGAAAGAACGCGGGCGTGCGGACCGTGTTGCGCAACCAGGCAGGCCAGTTAGAAGAGCTAGATGCCGCCTATGCCATTAGCGCGGAAGGAGCGCACAGCCTCATGCGCCGCACCTTGAACCTAGAGTTTAAAGGCAAGTCGCTTCCGCAACGCTACGCCGTGGCCGATCTGTACCTCGACAGCGACTTGCCCGATAATGAGCTGTCGATCTTTCTGACCAGCCACGGCTTTCTGGCCGTATTCCCGATGGGAAACCGCCACTTCCGGTTCATTGCCAGCGACACGGATCAACAAGCTGACGCAACCAGCGAACCAACGCTAGCGGAGCTGCAACGCCTATACGATACTATCGCGCACAGGCCAGGCCAACTACACGACCTGACTTGGAGCTCCCGCTTTTACATCAACAGCCGCATGCTCGACACGCTGCGGGAACGGCGCATCTTCTTCGGCGGCGACTCAGCCCATATCCACAGTCCGGCCGGCGGACAGGGCATGAACACGGGTATTCAGGATATGATCGACCTAGGCTGGAAGCTAGCCTTGGTGTGGCACGGCAAAGCCGCCCCCGAGCTACTCGACACCTACGCGGAAGAGCGACTGCCCGTCATCCGCCAAGTGGTGGCGCGCACCGAAACGGCGACAGACATTTTCAACTCCACCAGCAAGCTGGTGCACCAGCTGCTCACACTCGCCGCGCCAGTGGTGCTCAATGCCCAGTTCATTCAAGAGCTAAGCACAGGCTTAGTGAGCGAAGTAACCGCTAATTACCGAGCTAGCGCCCTATCGCGCACGCGTTACCTGCGCGGAGAACTCAGGGCCGGGGACCGGATGCCCGACTTCGCCATTCGAGCACAACTGCTTACCGAAGTGAGCGCACAATCCCATGAAGCGACCTTGCAAGTACTACTCGATCCAGCTTGCTTCACGCTGTTTGTAGTTGGTGATGAAAGCAAAGCAGCCCTGCCGTATGACTGGGTGGAGCAGCTTCGGCCGTGGCAGGATATGCTGCGCATCTACCACATCGCCCCCGCATCTAGTTCGGCAGAAGCAACCGCGCAGTTCAAACAGGCTTTTGGCGGTAGTCAAAGTCTGCTCCTCGTGCGGCCGGATGCGTACCTAGGTTTTGTGGGTGGGCAGCATGAGTTTCATTCGCTTTTGGGGTGGTTTCAGCAATGGTTTCCTGCGCAGGACGTGAATTGA